The following are from one region of the Anguilla rostrata isolate EN2019 chromosome 7, ASM1855537v3, whole genome shotgun sequence genome:
- the ccdc87 gene encoding coiled-coil domain-containing protein 87: MNRDAGVWQWGAGRRDKPVSGILMKAPMQSIPQRYRSILGSLSLFTQCKQNTGRVEERCPITPDLEGQRIAPTSLPELFHLVQCRMQVHSVLSSTSHEDQQTLAEVLMSELGLIWHDLIALGSDPSLSQEENEQLHSQIFSEVIRVCEEIYLHCLQLLDTLRNRAVFSNQANLIRVRAQMAMACSSLLNIHNIKQNLTLGIKALRRIRLSAANSDEHREQGVPDMHSTPRRMNLSLQPKSSSMKSRPSWQQKDTIETDLQEITEKIEDLDLKLIYDLVSFPMEITNREATQCVAENTHSAASQKDDLITSTCPCKIKGCSSLPELQQQMLLEELQVERLASRPQTPLVLPAAEASPRPPKPIDPAEDLRRLLEDREPHEKMGLEDPEADLPPLIKALTHHSSTKLQLLQQSLQEEHLPSPQENEEKTARKAAVEESEHPQAAVVNVAFSPKSISRMAAARVSDRVFTETISMQPYPPICNDLTGEIEFSSVEWLDRNLFAGAEITEVYRELSKSISSQHLNFDEDPIFEPALNDTSFRKSPSTKRKRPCFINPELKGQNPGNVTQRRRTKIEKYHERPQDVTSREYNAWLQWWKSHLSLEDYLKYISTQELDYLGVVFHLYDSDDDENKKTRPLTLQEKESEKRREKIEALKSKKDEFVTGLWNVNSVMLGGLGKDPELEDDDCPKDDAPVSSKQKERGARLWSEQDKCGQMAERPEGSQLQTRLERIWSVLCFPDGMRQDMALKYSSNTHRDRLQEAIVEWERTAQLIQQRETVLAQLEQFEKDASDPNRFFQQGYGGSSMARMDESRRREKLNSQISALEKVLHKTIQEIEERFKDTVTYRGRPYREKMRWDRIEMLYWLQQERRIQALEKVIEGAGTVPLRLPPLESHQQGSCTHPTHSPTGNPHLDRESHCQLML, translated from the exons ATGAACAGAGACGCTGGGGTTTGGCAATGGGGAGCAGGACGTCGGGATAAACCAGTCTCAGGGATACTTATGAAGGCACCCATGCAAAGCATCCCTCAGCGATACCGCAGCATTTTGGGATCGCTTTCCCTGTTCACTCAATGCAAGCAAAACACAG GCAGGGTTGAGGAGCGGTGCCCTATTACTCCTGACCTGGAGGGACAGAGGATAGCCCCTACCTCCCTGCCGGAGCTGTTTCACCTGGTGCAGTGTAGGATGCAGGTGCATTCTGTCCTCTCCTCTACATCTCACGAGGATCAGCAGACACTG gcagaGGTGCTGATGTCAGAGCTGGGACTGATTTGGCATGATCTGATTGCACTGGGCAGTGACCCCTCTCTGTCCCAGGAAGAGAATGAGCAGCTTCACAGCCAGATCTTTAGCGAGGTCATCCGGGTCTGCGAGGAGATTTACCTTCACTGCCTGCAGTTGCTGGACACGCTGAGGAACCGTGCTGTTTTCAGCAACCAGGCCAACCTCATCCGTGTGAGGGCACAGATGGCCATGGCCTGCAGCagtct TTTAAACATCCACAACATCAAGCAGAATCTCACTCTTGGAATCAAGGCATTGAGGAGGATCAGGCTCAGTGCTGCAAACAGCGATGAACACAGGGAGCAGGGGGTGCCAGACATGCACTCTACTCCCCGTAGGATGAACTTATCTCTGCAGCCCAAGTCAAGCAGCATGAAAAGTAGGCCAAGCTGGCAACAGAAGGACACCATTGAAACTGACCTTCAAGAG ATCACTGAGAAGATTGAAGATCTGGACTTAAAGCTTATATATGATCTTGTTTCTTTTCCCATGGAGATCACTAATAGAGAAGCCACACAat GTGTtgcagagaacacacacagtgctgcaaGTCAGAAAGATGACCTCATCACTAGTACATGTCCCTGCAAAATTAAG ggTTGCAGCTCATTGccagagctgcagcagcagatgttgctggaggagctgcaggtggagCGGTTGGCATCTCGGCCCCAGACTCCGCTGGTGTTACCAGCCGCTGAGGCCAGCCCCAGACCGCCTAAACCTATAGACCCAGCTGAGGACCTGAGGAG gctgtTAGAGGATAGGGAACCTCATGAGAAGATGGGGCTTGAAGACCCTGAAGCAGACCTTCCCCCTCTGATCAAAGCCCTGACCCACCATAGCTCCACCAAACtacagctgctgcagcagtcTCTGCAGGAGGAACACTTACCG AGTCCGCAGGAGAACGAGGAGAAGACAGCGAGGAAGGCCGCAGTGGAGGAATCGGAGCACCCCCAGGCAGCAGTCGTCAACGTTGCGTTCTCTCCCAAATCCATCTCCCGCATGGCAGCGGCCCGGGTTTCTGACAGGGTGTTCACGGAGACCATCAGCATGCAGCCATACCCGCCCATCTGCAATGACCTCACCGGGGAG ATCGAGTTCTCTTCAGTGGAATGGCTGGATCGCAACCTGTTCGCGGGAGCAGAAATAACTGAAGTTTACAGGGAATTATCAAAGAGTATTTCATCCCAGCATCTGAACTTTGACGAG GATCCAATATTTGAGCCAGCCCTGAACGATACCAGCTTCAGGAAATCACCCTCAACCAAAAGAAAGAGACCATGTTTCATCAACCCTGAGCTGAAGGGACAGAATCCCGGTAATGTGACCCAGAG AAGAAGGACAAAAATTGAGAAGTACCATGAGAGACCACAGGATGTTACATCACGGGAATACAACGCCTGGCTGCAGTGGTGGAAATCCCACCTGTCTTTGGAGGACTATCTGAAGTATATCTCCACCCAG GAGTTAGATTACCTGGGAGTGGTGTTTCATCTGTACGACAGTGATGACGACGAAAACAAGAAGACTAGACCTCTTACGCttcaagagaaagagagcgaaaA GCGAAGGGAGAAGATTGAGGCTCTGAAGAGTAAAAAGGATGAATTTGTGACGGGGTTGTGGAACGTGAACTCCGTCATGCTCGGGGGACTAGGGAAGGATCCGGAACTAGAGG ATGATGATTGCCCAAAAGATGATGCACCTGTCAGCTCCAAACAG AAGGAGCGGGGAGCCAGGCTCTGGTCAGAGCAGGATAAGTGCGGCCAGATGGCCGAGAGGCCGGAGGGAAGTCAACTGCAGACGCGACTGGAGAGAATCTGGAGTGTCCTCTGCTTCCCGGACGGAATGCGACAGGACATGGCCCTCAAATACAGCTCCAACACACACAGGGACCGGCTTCAGGAG GCCATTGTGGAGTGGGAGCGAACTGCACAGTTGAtccagcagagggagacagTGCTTGCCCAACTGGAGCAATTTGAGAAGGATGCCTCTGACCCCAACAGATTCTTCCAGCAGG GTTATGGAGGCTCGTCGATGGCAAGGATGGATGAATCAAGGCGAAGGGAGAAACTGAACTCCCAGATATCAGCCCTGGAGAAGGTGCTGCACAAGACCATACAAGAGATTGAAGAGCGTTTCAAGGACACAGTTACGTACAGG GGAAGGCCCTACAGGGAGAAGATGCGCTGGGATCGCATTGAGATGCTGTACTGGCTGCAGCAAGAGCGACGCATCCAGGCCCTGGAGAAGGTCATAGAGGGTGCTGGGACTGTTCCTCTCAGACTCCCTCCACTGGAGTCACACCAGCAGGGCTCCTGCACACACCCCACTCATTCTCCAACAGGAAACCCCCACCTGGATCGAGAATCACACTGCCAGCTCATGCTCTGA